The proteins below come from a single Isoptericola dokdonensis DS-3 genomic window:
- a CDS encoding efflux RND transporter permease subunit — protein MFRLARLSLANRALVALVTVAIFAFGALSLTSLKQELIPSLELPAGIVLATYPGASPEVVEQSVTEPLEAAAQTVEGIESISSTASTGVSTTMVEFTYGTDMDAATQRLTTAVTRVQQQLPEDVEPQVVTGSLDDLPVIQIAAAGGDDLAALADEIDTVLVPELEEIDDVRSVAVTGGVADQVLVEVDQAELAEQGLTLTQVTDVLADYGVVLPAGTVTEDGATYSLQAGTRVESVEDLEDVPLVPSADASTGAPSDDTATGGADAGATPPDGAEDQAATGGTTGATPSEGGAGTDVTGLPDANAPPALPEPVRLGDVAEITVEPTEATSFSRLDGEPSLGIAITKTPQGNTVEVSHAVQDVIADNSAELDEAGITTAVVFDQAPFIEESIEGLATEGGLGLVFAILIILVFLLSVRATLVSAVSIPLSLATAFLVMQTTGYTLNILTLAALTISIGRVVDDAIVVIENIKRHLSYGEDKSQAILTAVREVGGAIAASTICTVAVFLPLGLVSGMTGELFRPFAFTVAIAMLASLLVALTIVPVLAYWFVKPPKGAAEATDGGASIREAAEAKERRGLWQRAYVPSLGAALRHPWIAVLLAVGILAGTLALVPRLETNFIGDSGQDTVTVTQTFGDETSLAAQDDAAREMEETIAAVDGVRTVQTTVGTADAAQAAFFGGGGASATFSVTLDEDADGVAVQDDVRAAAEGLADEGPTTDVSVAGGDSGFGSSTIDLVVRAHDTEDLTAAAAAVQAAVADLDGVAEVANDLATSRTILQVQVDREAAAEAGLTETQVAGIVSGTMNPEQTIGEVDLGEGPLEVVVVSGGAPATVAEIEDIEIPTATGLVPLTDVAAVEEVDTPASISRVDGERSATVSITPDAQDIGTLSTQVTTAVDGVELPAGASVEVGGVAADQEEAFADLGLALLAAIAIVYLIMVATFKSLVQPLLLLVSVPLSVTGALVALLVTNTPLGVAALIGALMLVGIVVSNAIVLIDLINQYRHQGRGLDEAVREGARKRLRPIVMTALATIGALTPMALGLTGGGAFISQPLALVVIGGLVSSTLLTLLVVPALYVLVEGRKDRKAARREKRAAKREARAVEQRDREAAREASRAQG, from the coding sequence GTGTTCCGCCTTGCCCGCCTGTCCCTGGCGAACCGTGCCCTGGTCGCCCTGGTCACGGTCGCGATCTTCGCCTTCGGCGCGTTGAGCCTGACCTCCCTCAAGCAGGAGCTCATCCCGTCCCTCGAGCTCCCCGCGGGCATCGTGCTGGCGACCTACCCCGGCGCCTCGCCCGAGGTCGTCGAGCAGTCCGTCACCGAACCGCTCGAGGCCGCCGCGCAGACGGTCGAGGGCATCGAGTCGATCAGCTCCACCGCCTCGACCGGCGTCTCGACCACCATGGTCGAGTTCACCTACGGCACCGACATGGACGCCGCCACCCAGCGCCTCACCACCGCCGTCACCCGGGTGCAGCAGCAGCTCCCGGAGGACGTCGAGCCGCAGGTCGTCACCGGCTCCCTCGACGACCTGCCCGTCATCCAGATCGCCGCGGCCGGCGGCGACGACCTCGCGGCCCTCGCCGACGAGATCGACACCGTCCTCGTCCCCGAGCTCGAGGAGATCGACGACGTCCGCAGCGTCGCCGTCACCGGTGGCGTCGCCGACCAGGTGCTCGTCGAGGTCGACCAGGCCGAGCTCGCCGAGCAGGGCCTCACGCTCACGCAGGTCACCGACGTCCTCGCCGACTACGGCGTCGTGCTGCCCGCCGGCACCGTCACCGAGGACGGCGCGACCTACTCCCTGCAGGCCGGCACCCGCGTCGAGAGCGTCGAGGACCTCGAGGACGTGCCGCTCGTCCCGAGCGCCGACGCCTCCACCGGCGCGCCGTCCGACGACACCGCCACCGGTGGCGCCGACGCCGGCGCGACGCCCCCCGACGGTGCCGAGGACCAGGCCGCGACCGGTGGCACCACCGGCGCGACGCCGTCCGAGGGCGGCGCCGGCACCGACGTGACCGGCCTGCCCGACGCCAACGCGCCCCCCGCCCTGCCGGAGCCCGTGCGTCTCGGCGACGTCGCCGAGATCACCGTCGAGCCCACCGAGGCCACGTCCTTCTCCCGCCTGGACGGCGAGCCGTCCCTCGGCATCGCCATCACCAAGACCCCGCAGGGCAACACCGTCGAGGTGTCGCACGCCGTGCAGGACGTCATCGCCGACAACTCCGCCGAGCTCGACGAGGCCGGCATCACCACGGCCGTCGTGTTCGACCAGGCGCCGTTCATCGAGGAGTCCATCGAGGGCCTCGCCACCGAGGGCGGCCTCGGGCTCGTCTTCGCGATCCTCATCATCCTGGTGTTCCTGCTGTCCGTGCGGGCCACGCTCGTCTCCGCGGTGTCGATCCCGCTGTCGCTCGCGACGGCCTTCCTCGTCATGCAGACGACCGGCTACACGCTGAACATCCTCACGCTCGCCGCGCTGACGATCTCCATCGGTCGCGTGGTCGACGACGCGATCGTCGTCATCGAGAACATCAAGCGGCACCTGTCGTACGGCGAGGACAAGTCGCAGGCCATCCTCACGGCCGTGCGCGAGGTCGGTGGCGCCATCGCCGCGTCCACCATCTGCACCGTCGCGGTGTTCCTGCCGCTCGGTCTCGTGTCCGGCATGACGGGCGAGCTGTTCCGCCCGTTCGCCTTCACCGTCGCCATCGCGATGCTCGCGTCGCTGCTCGTCGCGCTGACCATCGTCCCGGTGCTCGCGTACTGGTTCGTCAAGCCGCCGAAGGGCGCCGCCGAGGCGACCGACGGCGGGGCGTCCATCCGTGAGGCCGCCGAGGCCAAGGAGCGCCGCGGTCTCTGGCAGCGCGCGTACGTGCCGAGCCTCGGCGCCGCGCTGCGGCACCCGTGGATCGCCGTCCTGCTGGCCGTCGGTATCCTCGCGGGCACCCTCGCCCTGGTGCCGCGCCTCGAGACGAACTTCATCGGGGACTCCGGCCAGGACACCGTGACCGTCACCCAGACCTTCGGTGACGAGACCTCGCTCGCCGCGCAGGACGACGCCGCCCGCGAGATGGAGGAGACGATCGCCGCCGTCGACGGCGTCCGGACCGTCCAGACCACCGTCGGCACCGCCGACGCCGCCCAGGCCGCGTTCTTCGGCGGGGGCGGGGCGTCCGCGACGTTCTCGGTCACCCTCGACGAGGACGCCGACGGTGTCGCCGTGCAGGACGACGTCCGTGCCGCCGCCGAGGGGCTCGCCGACGAGGGCCCGACGACGGACGTGTCCGTCGCGGGCGGGGACTCCGGGTTCGGGTCCAGCACCATCGACCTCGTCGTCCGCGCCCACGACACGGAGGACCTCACCGCGGCGGCCGCCGCCGTGCAGGCCGCCGTGGCCGACCTCGACGGCGTCGCGGAGGTCGCCAACGACCTCGCGACCTCGCGGACCATCCTCCAGGTGCAGGTCGACCGGGAGGCCGCGGCCGAGGCCGGGCTCACCGAGACGCAAGTCGCCGGCATCGTGTCCGGCACCATGAACCCCGAGCAGACCATCGGCGAGGTCGACCTCGGCGAGGGCCCCCTCGAGGTGGTCGTCGTGTCCGGCGGGGCCCCCGCCACCGTCGCGGAGATCGAGGACATCGAGATCCCCACCGCCACGGGTCTCGTCCCGCTGACGGACGTCGCCGCCGTGGAGGAGGTCGACACCCCGGCCTCGATCAGCCGCGTCGACGGGGAGCGGTCCGCGACCGTGTCCATCACCCCGGACGCGCAGGACATCGGCACCCTGAGCACCCAGGTGACCACCGCCGTCGACGGGGTCGAGCTGCCCGCCGGCGCGTCCGTCGAGGTGGGCGGTGTCGCCGCCGACCAGGAGGAGGCGTTCGCCGACCTCGGGCTGGCCCTGCTCGCCGCGATCGCGATCGTCTACCTGATCATGGTCGCGACGTTCAAGTCGCTCGTGCAGCCGCTGCTCCTGCTCGTCTCGGTGCCGCTGTCGGTCACCGGCGCGCTGGTGGCGCTGCTCGTCACGAACACCCCGCTCGGCGTCGCCGCCCTCATCGGGGCGCTGATGCTCGTCGGCATCGTGGTGTCCAACGCCATCGTGCTCATCGACCTCATCAACCAGTACCGCCACCAGGGGCGCGGGCTCGACGAGGCCGTGCGCGAGGGCGCCCGCAAGCGTCTGCGCCCCATCGTGATGACGGCGCTCGCCACCATCGGCGCGCTCACGCCGATGGCGCTCGGCCTCACCGGCGGCGGGGCGTTCATTTCCCAGCCGCTGGCGCTGGTCGTCATCGGCGGCCTGGTGTCGTCCACCCTGCTCACGCTGCTCGTCGTGCCCGCGCTGTACGTGCTGGTCGAGGGCCGCAAGGACCGCAAGGCCGCGCGGCGCGAGAAGCGTGCGGCGAAGCGGGAGGCGCGCGCCGTCGAGCAGCGCGACCGCGAGGCCGCCCGCGAGGCCAGCCGCGCGCAGGGCTGA
- a CDS encoding Bax inhibitor-1/YccA family membrane protein gives MSNPVFSNSNVFGEPRRNAPGGTTTAPPQYGQYGQQGAQAADAATLQNMYEAPAATPVDTRRMTYTDVIMKTAGQFALLVVMAAVSWTLVDTVPMLWVGGMIVGLVLGLVNAFKKNPSPLLISLYSIAQGAFLGGISAFYEAQFDGIVLQAVLATFSVFGVALALFSSGKVRVTPKFTRFLLIGMLGYLVFSLLNMILVWTGVLEGWGMRGGTLGIVIGIVAVVLASMSLIMDFDSIQRGVEGGAPAKYAWSAAFGLMVTLIWLYLELLRLIAILRGSE, from the coding sequence ATGAGCAACCCCGTGTTCTCGAACAGCAACGTGTTCGGCGAGCCCCGCCGCAACGCGCCCGGCGGTACCACCACGGCGCCGCCGCAGTACGGGCAGTACGGCCAGCAGGGTGCGCAGGCCGCGGACGCCGCGACGCTGCAGAACATGTACGAGGCACCGGCGGCCACCCCCGTCGACACCCGCCGCATGACCTACACGGACGTCATCATGAAGACGGCCGGGCAGTTCGCGCTGCTCGTCGTCATGGCGGCGGTCAGCTGGACGCTCGTGGACACCGTCCCGATGCTGTGGGTCGGCGGCATGATCGTGGGCCTCGTGCTGGGCCTGGTCAACGCGTTCAAGAAGAACCCGAGCCCGCTGCTCATCTCCCTGTACTCGATTGCACAGGGCGCGTTCCTCGGCGGCATCTCCGCCTTCTACGAGGCGCAGTTCGACGGCATCGTGCTCCAGGCCGTCCTGGCGACGTTCTCCGTGTTCGGTGTCGCGCTGGCGCTGTTCAGCTCCGGCAAGGTGCGCGTCACCCCGAAGTTCACACGCTTCCTGCTCATCGGCATGCTCGGCTACCTCGTCTTCTCGCTGCTCAACATGATCCTCGTGTGGACCGGCGTCCTCGAGGGCTGGGGCATGCGCGGCGGCACGCTGGGCATCGTCATCGGCATCGTCGCGGTCGTCCTCGCGTCGATGTCGCTCATCATGGACTTCGACTCCATCCAGCGCGGCGTCGAGGGCGGTGCCCCGGCCAAGTACGCCTGGTCCGCGGCGTTCGGTCTCATGGTCACGCTCATCTGGCTGTACCTCGAGCTTCTGCGCCTCATCGCGATCCTGCGCGGCAGCGAGTGA
- a CDS encoding glycoside hydrolase family 15 protein, translating to MTLDFQAPPRPDGRSTFPSIADYAFLSDCETNALVAPSGAIEWMCVPRPDSASIFSAILDRGAGHFRVGPHGVRVPVARRYLPGTLILETTWQTSTGWLVVRDAMVMGPWHDVHERSGTHKRTPTDHDAEHVLLRTVKCVSGTVDLEVACSPMPDYARGEADWEYVGDGYSTMVARTGPANPDLRLDSSLRFGLEGRRVQARTRLEEGDTHFVALSWSSLPAPSSWAEAVEKMWRTEQYWRDWITQGTFPDHPWRIYLQRSALTLKGLTYAPTGALLAAATTSLPETPGGERNWDYRYAWIRDSTFALWGLYTLGLDREANDFFAFILDACRDNKRLQIMYGVGGEEDLTESELDHLTGYEGARPVRVGNGAYDQRQHDVWGAVLDSVYLHTRNREQLPEALWPVLKRQVEEAAKHWHLPDRGIWEVRGEPQHFTSSKLMCWVALDRGARLARLYDEPDFAEQWQKLADEIHADICAKGVDERGVFTQRYGDDALDASLLLVPLLRFLPPDDERVRATVLAVADELTEEGLVLRYRVEETDDGLSGEEGTFTICSFWLVSALCEIGEIDRARSLCERLLSFASTLNLYAEEIDPHTGRHLGNFPQAFTHLALINAVMHVIRAESEPTDHRSFRVPHRS from the coding sequence ATGACGCTCGACTTCCAGGCACCGCCCCGCCCCGACGGACGCAGCACCTTCCCGTCGATCGCGGACTACGCCTTCCTGTCCGACTGCGAGACGAACGCCCTGGTCGCCCCGAGCGGCGCGATCGAGTGGATGTGCGTGCCGCGGCCCGACTCCGCCAGCATCTTCTCCGCGATCCTCGACCGCGGCGCGGGCCACTTCCGCGTCGGACCGCACGGCGTGCGCGTCCCCGTCGCCCGCCGCTACCTGCCCGGCACCCTCATCCTCGAGACCACCTGGCAGACGTCCACCGGCTGGCTCGTCGTCCGGGACGCCATGGTCATGGGGCCGTGGCACGACGTCCACGAACGCTCCGGCACCCACAAGCGCACCCCCACCGACCACGACGCCGAGCACGTGCTGCTCCGCACCGTGAAGTGCGTGTCCGGCACCGTCGACCTCGAGGTCGCCTGCTCCCCCATGCCCGACTACGCGCGCGGCGAGGCGGACTGGGAGTACGTCGGAGACGGCTACTCGACGATGGTCGCCCGCACCGGACCGGCGAACCCGGACCTGCGGCTCGACTCGTCGCTGCGGTTCGGCCTCGAAGGGCGGCGCGTCCAGGCCCGCACCCGGCTCGAGGAGGGCGACACCCACTTCGTCGCGCTGTCCTGGTCGAGCCTGCCCGCGCCGTCGTCGTGGGCGGAGGCCGTCGAGAAGATGTGGCGCACCGAGCAGTACTGGCGCGACTGGATCACGCAGGGCACGTTCCCCGACCACCCGTGGCGCATCTACCTGCAGCGGTCCGCGCTCACCCTCAAGGGCCTGACCTACGCCCCCACCGGCGCCCTGCTCGCCGCCGCCACGACCTCGCTGCCCGAGACCCCCGGCGGCGAACGCAACTGGGACTACCGGTACGCCTGGATCCGCGACTCCACCTTCGCGCTCTGGGGCCTGTACACCCTCGGGCTGGACCGCGAGGCGAACGACTTCTTCGCCTTCATCCTCGACGCCTGCCGGGACAACAAGCGGCTCCAGATCATGTACGGCGTCGGCGGCGAGGAAGACCTCACCGAGTCCGAGCTCGATCACCTCACCGGCTACGAGGGCGCCCGACCCGTCCGCGTCGGCAACGGCGCCTACGACCAGCGCCAGCACGACGTCTGGGGCGCCGTCCTCGACTCCGTCTACCTGCACACCCGCAACCGCGAACAGCTCCCCGAGGCGCTCTGGCCCGTGCTCAAGCGGCAGGTCGAGGAGGCCGCCAAGCACTGGCACCTGCCCGACCGCGGCATCTGGGAGGTGCGGGGCGAGCCGCAGCACTTCACGTCGTCGAAGCTCATGTGCTGGGTGGCGCTCGACCGCGGCGCCCGGCTCGCCCGCCTCTACGACGAGCCCGACTTCGCCGAGCAGTGGCAGAAGCTCGCCGACGAGATCCACGCCGACATCTGCGCCAAGGGTGTCGACGAGCGCGGCGTGTTCACGCAGCGCTACGGCGACGACGCCCTCGACGCGTCGCTGCTGCTCGTGCCGCTCCTGCGGTTCCTCCCGCCCGACGACGAACGCGTGCGCGCCACGGTGCTCGCCGTCGCCGACGAGCTCACCGAGGAAGGCCTCGTGCTGCGCTACCGCGTCGAGGAGACCGACGACGGGCTGTCCGGCGAGGAGGGCACCTTCACCATCTGCTCCTTCTGGCTCGTGTCCGCGCTGTGCGAGATCGGCGAGATCGACCGCGCCCGGTCGCTGTGCGAGCGGCTGCTGTCCTTCGCGTCCACGCTCAACCTGTACGCCGAGGAGATCGACCCGCACACCGGCCGCCACCTCGGCAACTTCCCGCAGGCGTTCACGCACCTGGCCCTCATCAACGCCGTCATGCACGTCATCCGCGCCGAGTCCGAGCCCACCGACCACCGGTCGTTCCGCGTCCCGCACCGCTCGTAG
- a CDS encoding YciI family protein, translated as MTKYMLIMRATDEGQEAFESSGLSFDDLLTMMGRYNEELIQAGVLVAAEGLDDASQGVVVDYSTEEPTVTDGPYGETKELFNGYWILDVASIDEAVAWAKKAPMSGPGIKAEIRRIPSIDEFPADNEYVRRERAWRERTGQL; from the coding sequence GTGACGAAGTACATGCTGATCATGCGCGCCACCGACGAGGGTCAGGAGGCGTTCGAGAGCTCGGGCCTCAGCTTCGACGACCTGCTCACGATGATGGGCCGCTACAACGAGGAGCTCATCCAGGCCGGGGTGCTGGTCGCGGCGGAGGGCCTCGACGACGCGTCCCAGGGCGTCGTCGTCGACTACTCGACCGAGGAGCCGACCGTCACGGACGGCCCGTACGGGGAGACGAAGGAGCTGTTCAACGGCTACTGGATCCTCGACGTCGCGTCGATCGACGAGGCCGTGGCCTGGGCGAAGAAGGCCCCGATGTCGGGCCCGGGCATCAAGGCGGAGATCCGCCGCATCCCGTCGATCGACGAGTTCCCGGCCGACAACGAGTACGTGCGCCGCGAGCGGGCCTGGCGCGAGCGCACCGGCCAGCTCTGA
- a CDS encoding YciI family protein, whose translation MAKYMLIMRGTDEGRADYEEMDFSEVIAAMGRYNEQMMDAGVLSAGEGLADAAEGAVVDFSGETPVVSDGPYGETKELFNGFWILDVASQDEALEWAKRAPLSGPGTKLEVRRVHGPEDFPADDEWIVKEKQWRAELGTE comes from the coding sequence ATGGCGAAGTACATGCTGATCATGCGTGGCACCGACGAGGGCAGGGCCGACTACGAGGAGATGGACTTCTCCGAGGTCATCGCCGCGATGGGCCGTTACAACGAGCAGATGATGGACGCGGGGGTGCTGTCCGCCGGCGAGGGCCTGGCGGACGCCGCCGAGGGCGCCGTCGTGGACTTCTCCGGCGAGACGCCGGTCGTCAGCGACGGCCCGTACGGGGAGACGAAGGAGCTGTTCAACGGCTTCTGGATCCTCGACGTCGCGTCGCAGGACGAGGCGCTCGAGTGGGCCAAGCGCGCCCCGCTGTCCGGGCCGGGCACCAAGCTCGAGGTGCGGCGCGTCCACGGGCCGGAGGACTTCCCGGCCGACGACGAGTGGATCGTCAAGGAGAAGCAGTGGCGGGCGGAGCTGGGCACCGAGTGA
- a CDS encoding RNA polymerase sigma factor → MEATWRLDSARIVAALARYTGDFALAEDVASEALAEALVAWPRDGVPRDPTAWLLTTGRRRAIDAFRRRSGRDERYAALGRDLAEGGAHAGGTPVADDDPDLLWDPDVIDDDRLALIFTACHPVLSREARVALTLRVVGGLSSDEIARAFLVPTATVQARITRAKKTLAAARVPFEVPPEADRSERLGSVLQVVYLVFTEGSSATSGDDWMRADLAREAVRLARVLSRLVPHEPEAAGLLALLELTAARFPARTGPDGEPVLLADQDRRRWDAGAIRRGRAALRRAVGAGRGLGPYGLQAAIAEQHDVARSVAETDWDRIVLLYEALGQVAPSPVVELNRAVAVSMASGPAAALALVDDLVAREVLSGSYLLPSVRGELLVQLGRADEARGELELAARLCGNARERGVLERKAAAL, encoded by the coding sequence GTGGAGGCCACCTGGCGTCTCGACTCGGCGCGCATCGTGGCGGCGCTCGCCCGGTACACGGGCGACTTCGCGCTCGCGGAGGACGTCGCGTCGGAGGCGCTCGCGGAGGCGCTGGTCGCGTGGCCGCGCGACGGCGTGCCGCGGGACCCGACGGCGTGGCTCCTCACGACGGGCCGACGACGGGCGATCGACGCGTTCCGGCGCCGGTCGGGGCGTGACGAGCGGTACGCGGCCCTCGGCCGGGACCTGGCCGAGGGTGGCGCGCACGCCGGGGGGACGCCGGTCGCGGACGACGACCCGGACCTGCTGTGGGACCCGGACGTCATCGACGACGACCGGCTCGCGCTGATCTTCACGGCCTGCCACCCGGTGCTGTCCCGGGAGGCGCGGGTGGCCCTCACGCTGCGCGTGGTGGGCGGTCTGTCGAGCGACGAGATCGCCCGCGCGTTCCTCGTGCCGACGGCGACGGTGCAGGCGCGCATCACGCGCGCGAAGAAGACGCTGGCGGCGGCGCGGGTGCCGTTCGAGGTGCCGCCGGAGGCGGACCGGTCCGAGCGTCTCGGGTCGGTGCTGCAGGTGGTGTACCTGGTCTTCACCGAGGGGTCGTCGGCGACCAGCGGGGACGACTGGATGCGCGCGGACCTGGCGCGTGAGGCGGTGCGGCTGGCGCGTGTGCTGTCCCGCCTGGTGCCGCACGAGCCGGAGGCGGCGGGGCTGCTGGCCCTGCTGGAGCTGACGGCGGCGCGGTTCCCGGCGCGCACCGGGCCGGACGGCGAGCCGGTGCTGCTCGCCGACCAGGACCGCCGCCGCTGGGACGCGGGGGCGATCCGGCGCGGTCGGGCGGCCCTGCGCCGTGCCGTGGGAGCGGGGCGCGGCCTCGGCCCGTACGGGCTGCAGGCGGCCATCGCGGAGCAGCACGACGTCGCCCGGTCGGTCGCGGAGACCGACTGGGACCGGATCGTGCTGCTCTACGAGGCGCTGGGGCAGGTCGCCCCGTCGCCGGTGGTGGAGCTGAACCGGGCGGTCGCGGTGTCGATGGCGTCCGGTCCGGCGGCGGCGCTGGCACTGGTGGACGACCTCGTGGCCCGGGAGGTGCTGTCCGGCTCCTACCTGCTGCCGAGCGTTCGGGGCGAGCTGCTGGTCCAGCTCGGCCGCGCCGACGAGGCCCGGGGCGAGCTGGAGCTCGCGGCCCGGCTGTGCGGGAACGCCCGCGAGCGCGGGGTGCTGGAGCGCAAGGCGGCGGCCCTGTAG